The Solanum lycopersicum chromosome 6, SLM_r2.1 genome has a window encoding:
- the LOC101250224 gene encoding uncharacterized protein isoform X1 has translation MGFLSFLGRVLFASVFILSAWQMFNDFGEDGGPAAKELAPKVAGLQDFLVSKLGTGIPKIDVRHVVAAFMALKGMGGLLLVFGSMTGAVLLICYLIMATPLLHDISHFNIGEPQYFIVLQEFLQCLAFLGALLFFVGMKNSINRRLTKKKTPKSKTT, from the exons ATGGGGTTCTTGTCATTTCTTGGAAGGGTCCTCTTTGCTTCTGTTTTCATTCTCTCTGCTTGGCAAAT GTTCAATGATTTTGGAGAAGATGGTGGACCTGCTGCTAAGGAATTGGCTCCCAAAGTGGCTGGTCTGCAGGATTTTCTTGTATCCAAGTTGGGGACAGGGATACCAAAAATTGAT GTTAGGCATGTGGTAGCAGCATTTATGGCTCTAAAAGGAATGGGTGGTTTGCTATTAGTATTTGGCAGCATGACTGGTGCTGTTCTACTG ATATGTTACTTGATAATGGCCACTCCACTTCTGCACGATATCAGCCACTTTAACATTGGAGAACCACAGTATTTCATTGTTCTACAAGAGTTCCTCCAG TGCCTGGCATTCCTTGGTGCATTGCTGTTTTTCGTGGGGATGAAGAACTCGATTAATCGGAGGCTAACAAAGAAAAAGACCCCCAAGTCCAAGACAACTTAG
- the LOC101250224 gene encoding uncharacterized protein isoform X2 has protein sequence MRFCRFNDFGEDGGPAAKELAPKVAGLQDFLVSKLGTGIPKIDVRHVVAAFMALKGMGGLLLVFGSMTGAVLLICYLIMATPLLHDISHFNIGEPQYFIVLQEFLQCLAFLGALLFFVGMKNSINRRLTKKKTPKSKTT, from the exons ATGCGATTTTGCAGGTTCAATGATTTTGGAGAAGATGGTGGACCTGCTGCTAAGGAATTGGCTCCCAAAGTGGCTGGTCTGCAGGATTTTCTTGTATCCAAGTTGGGGACAGGGATACCAAAAATTGAT GTTAGGCATGTGGTAGCAGCATTTATGGCTCTAAAAGGAATGGGTGGTTTGCTATTAGTATTTGGCAGCATGACTGGTGCTGTTCTACTG ATATGTTACTTGATAATGGCCACTCCACTTCTGCACGATATCAGCCACTTTAACATTGGAGAACCACAGTATTTCATTGTTCTACAAGAGTTCCTCCAG TGCCTGGCATTCCTTGGTGCATTGCTGTTTTTCGTGGGGATGAAGAACTCGATTAATCGGAGGCTAACAAAGAAAAAGACCCCCAAGTCCAAGACAACTTAG